The proteins below come from a single Rhizobium tropici CIAT 899 genomic window:
- the araD gene encoding L-arabinonate dehydratase, which translates to MKKKAEWPRKLRSYDWFGGTGKNAIMHRSWMKNQGLPADTFDGRPIIGICNTWSELTPCNAHLRDLAERVKRGVYEAGGFPVEFPVFSVGESTLRPTAMMFRNLAAMDVEEAIRGNPVDGVVLLGGCDKTTPSLLMGAASVDIPVILVSGGPMLNGKWRGKDVGSGTAIWQFSEMVKSGEMSLDEFMDAEQGMARSAGSCMTMGTASTMASMAEALGMTLPGNAAIPAVDARRRVISQLSGRRIVDMVKEDLKPSDILTKEAFENAIRVNGAVGGSTNAVLHLLALAGRIGVDLSLDDWDRLGREVPTIVNLQPSGKHLMEEFYYAGGLPVVIKAVGEMGLLHKDAITVTGDTIWAGVKDVVNYNDDVIVPREKALTQSGGIAVLRGNLAPKGAVLKPSAASPHLMQHKGRAVVFESIEDYHARINRDDLDIDENCVMVLKYCGPKGYPGMAEVGNMGLPPKVLKKGITDMIRISDARMSGTAYGTVILHTAPEAADGGPLALVQNGDIIAVDVPARTIQLEVSDEELAKRRAAWVSPVKPLTGGYGGLYVKSVMQADTGADLDFLVGPRGSEIPNNRDSH; encoded by the coding sequence ATGAAAAAGAAAGCTGAATGGCCGCGCAAGCTGCGCTCCTACGATTGGTTCGGCGGCACCGGCAAGAATGCGATCATGCATCGCTCCTGGATGAAGAACCAGGGCCTGCCGGCCGATACGTTCGACGGCCGTCCGATCATCGGCATCTGTAACACCTGGTCGGAACTGACGCCCTGCAACGCGCATCTGCGCGATCTTGCAGAGCGCGTGAAGCGCGGTGTCTACGAGGCGGGCGGCTTCCCCGTCGAATTCCCGGTCTTCTCCGTCGGCGAAAGCACGCTGCGCCCGACGGCGATGATGTTCCGCAACCTCGCTGCCATGGACGTGGAAGAAGCGATCCGCGGCAACCCAGTCGATGGCGTCGTGCTGCTCGGCGGCTGCGACAAGACCACGCCGAGCCTGCTGATGGGTGCCGCTTCCGTCGACATCCCGGTCATCCTCGTTTCCGGCGGCCCGATGCTGAACGGCAAGTGGCGCGGTAAGGATGTTGGCTCCGGCACGGCGATCTGGCAGTTCTCGGAAATGGTGAAGTCCGGCGAGATGTCGCTGGATGAATTCATGGATGCGGAGCAGGGTATGGCCCGCTCGGCCGGCAGCTGCATGACCATGGGTACGGCCTCGACCATGGCGTCTATGGCCGAAGCGCTCGGCATGACCTTGCCCGGCAATGCCGCGATCCCGGCTGTCGATGCGCGCCGTCGTGTTATCTCGCAACTTTCCGGCCGCCGTATCGTCGACATGGTCAAGGAAGACCTGAAACCATCGGATATTCTGACCAAGGAAGCCTTCGAAAACGCTATCCGCGTCAACGGCGCCGTCGGCGGCTCGACCAATGCCGTTCTGCACCTCCTCGCGCTCGCGGGCCGCATCGGCGTCGACCTGTCGCTTGACGATTGGGATCGTCTGGGCCGCGAAGTGCCGACCATCGTCAACCTGCAGCCTTCGGGCAAGCACCTGATGGAAGAGTTCTACTATGCCGGCGGTCTGCCCGTCGTCATCAAGGCAGTCGGCGAAATGGGCCTGCTCCACAAGGACGCCATCACGGTCACGGGCGACACGATCTGGGCAGGCGTCAAGGATGTCGTCAACTACAATGACGACGTTATCGTCCCGCGCGAAAAGGCGCTGACGCAGTCGGGCGGTATCGCTGTCCTGCGCGGCAATCTCGCGCCGAAGGGTGCTGTCCTGAAGCCGTCCGCCGCTTCGCCGCATCTGATGCAGCACAAGGGCCGCGCCGTCGTCTTCGAAAGCATCGAAGACTATCACGCCCGCATCAACCGCGACGATCTCGACATCGACGAGAACTGCGTCATGGTGCTGAAGTACTGCGGCCCGAAGGGTTATCCGGGCATGGCCGAAGTCGGCAACATGGGCCTGCCGCCGAAGGTGCTGAAGAAGGGCATCACCGACATGATCCGCATTTCCGATGCGCGCATGTCCGGCACCGCTTACGGCACCGTCATCCTGCACACGGCTCCGGAAGCAGCCGATGGTGGCCCGCTGGCGCTGGTTCAGAACGGCGACATCATCGCCGTCGACGTTCCGGCCCGCACCATCCAGCTCGAAGTGTCGGACGAGGAACTGGCAAAGCGCCGCGCCGCCTGGGTTTCCCCGGTCAAGCCGCTCACCGGCGGCTATGGCGGTCTCTACGTGAAGTCGGTCATGCAGGCCGACACCGGCGCCGACCTCGACTTCCTCGTCGGCCCCCGCGGCTCGGAAATCCCGAACAACCGCGACAGCCACTAG
- a CDS encoding aldehyde dehydrogenase family protein, which translates to MTIHQNLIAGEWTGTNGTENINPSDTNEVVGLYASASAQDVTDAIAAAKAAFPAWSRSGILERHTIMKKAGDEILARKDELGALLAREEGKTLPEAIGETIRAAQIFEFFAGEALRLAGEVLPSVRPNIGVEITREPLGVIGVITPWNFPIAIPAWKIAPALCYGNTVVFKPADLVPGCSWAIVDILNRAGLPKGVLNLVMGKGSVVGQAMLDSPVLSGITFTGSVGTGKRVALSSVEHGRKYQLEMGGKNPMVVLDDADLTVAVEAAANSAFFSTGQRCTASSRLIVTEGIHDRFVAALTEKLKTLNVDNAMKSGTHIGPVVDAKQLKTDTDYIEIGKREGAKLAFGGELVSRDTPGFYLQPTLFTEATNQMRISREEIFGPVASVIRVRDYEEALATANDTPFGLSSGIATTSLKHATHFKRNAEAGMVMVNLPTAGVDFHVPFGGRKGSSFGSREQGKYAAEFFTTVKTAYTLA; encoded by the coding sequence ATGACCATTCATCAGAACTTGATCGCCGGGGAGTGGACGGGGACGAACGGCACCGAAAACATCAACCCGTCGGATACGAACGAGGTCGTCGGCCTCTATGCGAGCGCAAGCGCGCAGGATGTCACGGATGCGATCGCTGCCGCCAAGGCCGCTTTTCCAGCCTGGTCGCGTTCTGGTATTCTGGAGCGCCACACGATCATGAAGAAGGCCGGCGACGAGATCCTGGCACGCAAGGATGAACTCGGCGCGCTGCTCGCCCGCGAAGAGGGCAAGACGCTGCCGGAAGCGATCGGCGAGACCATCCGCGCCGCGCAGATCTTCGAATTCTTCGCCGGCGAGGCGCTGCGCCTGGCAGGCGAGGTGCTTCCTTCCGTGCGCCCGAACATCGGCGTCGAGATCACCCGCGAGCCGCTCGGCGTCATCGGCGTCATCACCCCCTGGAACTTCCCGATCGCCATTCCCGCCTGGAAGATCGCGCCGGCGCTCTGCTACGGCAACACCGTCGTCTTCAAGCCGGCCGATCTCGTGCCCGGCTGCTCGTGGGCAATCGTCGATATCCTCAACCGCGCCGGCCTGCCGAAGGGTGTGTTGAACCTCGTCATGGGCAAGGGCTCGGTCGTCGGTCAAGCTATGCTCGACAGCCCGGTTCTTTCGGGTATCACCTTCACCGGCTCGGTCGGCACCGGCAAGCGCGTCGCGCTTTCCTCCGTCGAGCATGGTCGTAAGTACCAGCTCGAAATGGGCGGCAAGAACCCGATGGTCGTGCTTGACGATGCCGATCTGACCGTTGCCGTTGAGGCGGCCGCCAATTCCGCCTTCTTTTCGACCGGCCAGCGTTGCACAGCCTCGTCGCGCCTCATCGTTACAGAAGGCATTCACGACAGGTTCGTGGCGGCGCTGACGGAAAAGCTGAAGACGCTCAACGTCGATAACGCCATGAAGTCCGGCACGCATATCGGCCCGGTCGTCGATGCCAAGCAGCTGAAGACGGATACCGATTATATCGAGATCGGGAAGCGGGAAGGCGCCAAGCTCGCCTTCGGCGGCGAGCTCGTCAGCCGCGACACGCCCGGTTTCTACCTGCAGCCGACGCTCTTCACGGAAGCGACGAACCAGATGCGCATCAGCCGCGAAGAGATCTTCGGGCCGGTTGCCTCCGTCATCCGCGTTAGGGATTACGAGGAAGCTTTGGCAACGGCCAATGACACGCCGTTCGGCCTGTCCTCGGGCATTGCCACGACGAGCCTGAAGCATGCAACGCATTTCAAGCGCAATGCGGAAGCGGGTATGGTGATGGTCAACCTGCCGACGGCCGGCGTCGATTTCCACGTGCCGTTCGGTGGCCGCAAGGGCTCTTCCTTCGGTTCGCGCGAGCAGGGCAAATATGCCGCCGAATTCTTCACCACCGTCAAGACGGCTTACACGCTCGCCTGA
- the araD1 gene encoding AraD1 family protein, translating to MLISQIKGSNGEIVVAVRNGPGEAAKAVVNGGSVYKLAMEAADSGKSLASVIEAYGLGESIDLDKAYAEGRFLPPITHPDAAHLHLTGTGLTHLGSAATRDSMHKKTTEAAEETLTDSMKMFKMGIEGGKPKAGEKGVQPEWFYKGNGYGSAAPGAALVSPSFALDGGEEPEMAGIYVIAKDGTPFRIGFALSNEFSDHVTERINYLYLAHSKLRPASFGPEIRVGAAPEDIRGTSRIKRGDKVIFEKPFLSGEANMSHTFANLEYHHFKYGIFRVPGDVHVHMFGTATLSFAEGIKPEVGDVFEIEVGEFGLPLRNPLAIDAEEEVAVRQL from the coding sequence ATGCTCATCTCGCAGATCAAGGGTTCGAACGGCGAGATCGTCGTTGCGGTCCGCAATGGACCCGGCGAAGCTGCCAAGGCCGTCGTCAATGGCGGCAGCGTCTACAAGCTTGCGATGGAAGCCGCCGACAGCGGCAAGTCGCTCGCTTCGGTCATCGAGGCCTATGGTCTCGGCGAGTCAATCGATCTCGACAAGGCCTATGCCGAAGGCCGCTTCCTGCCGCCGATCACGCATCCCGATGCTGCCCATCTGCACTTGACCGGCACGGGCTTGACGCATCTGGGTTCCGCTGCCACGCGCGATTCCATGCACAAGAAGACGACGGAGGCCGCCGAGGAGACGCTGACCGACTCCATGAAGATGTTCAAGATGGGCATCGAGGGCGGCAAGCCGAAGGCGGGCGAGAAGGGCGTGCAGCCCGAATGGTTCTACAAGGGCAACGGCTATGGCTCTGCAGCCCCCGGTGCTGCGCTGGTGTCTCCGTCCTTCGCGCTCGACGGCGGCGAAGAGCCCGAAATGGCCGGCATCTATGTCATCGCCAAGGACGGCACGCCGTTCCGTATCGGCTTTGCGCTGTCCAACGAATTTTCCGATCACGTCACCGAGCGGATCAACTATCTTTATCTCGCCCATTCCAAGCTCCGTCCGGCAAGCTTCGGCCCGGAAATCCGCGTTGGTGCGGCGCCGGAGGATATTCGCGGCACGTCGCGCATCAAGCGCGGCGACAAGGTGATCTTCGAAAAGCCGTTTCTGTCGGGTGAAGCGAACATGTCGCATACCTTTGCGAACCTTGAATATCACCACTTCAAGTACGGCATCTTCCGTGTTCCCGGCGATGTGCATGTGCACATGTTCGGCACGGCGACGCTTTCCTTCGCGGAAGGCATCAAGCCTGAAGTCGGCGACGTCTTTGAAATCGAAGTTGGCGAATTCGGCCTGCCGCTGCGCAATCCGCTGGCGATCGATGCCGAGGAAGAAGTGGCCGTTCGCCAGCTGTAA